In the genome of Cercospora beticola chromosome 2, complete sequence, one region contains:
- a CDS encoding uncharacterized protein (antiSMASH:Cluster_16), which yields MVVLWILSWVFWLLLFAPDPPPGEVPFEKQQALSKEEKKLRLKGFVEEDKKFCPYFAKAYMNKRPDCPYYVKLKEEL from the coding sequence ATGGTGGTCTTATGGATTCTGAGTTGGGTGTTCTGGTTATTGCTCTTTGCTCCTGATCCGCCGCCAGGAGAAGTTCCGTTTGAGAAGCAGCAAGCTTTgtcgaaggaggagaagaaactcAGGTTGAAGGGTTTCGTTGAAGAGGATAAGAAATTTTGTCCGTACTTTGCGAAGGCGTATATGAATAAGAGGCCGGATTGTCCGTATTATGTTAAGTTGAAGGAGGAGTTGTAA
- a CDS encoding uncharacterized protein (antiSMASH:Cluster_16): protein MSSTSTTPTTSSSTLHSIPLAFGLALVPHAYGLTRLMIATRNTQSNAMPRTSLETFKTSLPKDLYHHLVRARGAHLNSLEVFPLYAAAVLAGQQAKLSEKEMGSLVGGFFAARVVYLGLYMSVKSDVLALARTAAYSWSIALPIMALWKAGSVLAEKQ from the exons ATGTCCTCAACTtcaacaacaccaacaacatcCTCTTCAACCCTTCACAGCATTCCCCTCGCCTTCGGCCTCGCTCTCGTCCCCCACGCCTACGGCCTCACTCGCCTCATGATCGCTACACGCAACACCCAATCCAACGCCATGCCACGCACAAGCCTCGAAACATTCAAAACCTCCCTTCCCAAAGATCTCTACCACCATCTCGTCCGCGCTCGAGGCGCACATCTGAACTCCTTGGAAGTCTTTCCCTTATACGCAGCCGCAGTGCTTGCAGGTCAGCAAGCCAAGCTCTCCGAGAAGGAAATGGGGAGTCTGGTTGGAGGCTTCTTTGCTGCGAGGGTGGTGTATTTAGGATTGTACATGAGTGTGAAGAGTGATGTGTTGGCTTTG GCAAGAACAGCGGCGTATAGCTGGAGTATCGCGCTTCCAATCATGGCGCTCTGGAAAGCAGGTAGTGTGCTTGCGGAAAAGCAGTGA
- a CDS encoding uncharacterized protein (antiSMASH:Cluster_16): protein MSSSSGKSSGSSASNLSRRPIDPITRTALRYTLSPREYELLHKYLIARAPQRVQKRTPNPSRYENYTKTTTESEDYNVASVRAALRVFVALFSALKSMDFVLAKIAQRRGVVTTTKPAPKYKNTRIALSFSTMLFFHRILHRFFIRLRTELQFDNAEPFRTRNPRISQALTSKYTPAIGASLAGFCLGASPAEQLRVTIAIYVFSRSLEFGYNHASSNGLIWGKGKDRPWWFGSWLLMPFACGQLLHAFVFDRDCFPESMGAFILKRSPEYIQLRPKDYPIGRSWPGTFDIVDGLAEISKLRWPAFVSPILFPNNPQTLPGGAAVQRLAPISSPAHPGTKHTSCAFLHPKDPSCARTYLKYWIAAFPPILKFFTMIYGAFALLAYKALLKNPSPVLNRISQRIIKMSLFITGAIGTSWGSICLFNNVLPRNLLPTQRWFLGGFMGGLWAYVARNQERDNFMYSFRLSLDSFYKVGKKRGWWRGVKNGDVLLFVASLAAINYVYEAQPGAVQGAMIRKTLGVFRGEGWVDRAASSSKKDGKRRAREGEGIVEELERVGEEKKDI from the coding sequence ATGTCGTCCTCCTCCGGCAAGTCGTCCGGCTCCTCCGCCAGCAACCTGAGCAGGAGACCGATCGACCCCATCACTCGGACTGCGCTGCGATATACCTTGTCGCCACGAGAGTATGAGTTGCTGCACAAATACTTGATCGCCCGCGCGCCGCAACGAGTGCAAAAACGAACACCAAACCCCTCGCGATACGAGAACTACACCAAAACAACCACCGAAAGCGAGGACTACAATGTCGCGTCGGTACGCGCTGCATTGCGCGTATTCGTCGCGTTGTTCTCTGCACTGAAGAGCATGGATTTCGTGCTGGCGAAAATTGCGCAGAGAAGAGGAGTTGTCACCACAACAAAACCTGCGCCAAAATACAAAAACACGCGGATCGCGCTGTCGTTCTCCACGATGCTGTTCTTCCATCGCATTCTCCATCGCTTCTTCATCCGACTGCGAACAGAACTGCAGTTCGACAACGCAGAGCCCTTCCGGACTAGGAATCCGAGGATATCACAAGCGCTTACATCCAAATACACCCCTGCCATTGGAGCATCGCTTGCTGGCTTTTGCTTGGGCGCGTCGCCTGCTGAGCAACTGCGCGTGACAATTGCGATCTATGTCTTTTCCCGCAGTCTGGAATTCGGATACAATCATGCTTCGAGCAATGGACTGATCTGGGGCAAGGGCAAGGACCGTCCGTGGTGGTTCGGCAGCTGGCTGCTCATGCCCTTCGCTTGCGGACAACTGCTGCATGCGTTCGTGTTTGATCGCGATTGTTTTCCAGAAAGCATGGGAGCTTTCATCCTAAAGAGAAGTCCTGAGTACATACAGCTCCGCCCCAAGGACTACCCGATTGGGCGCAGCTGGCCTGGCACGTTCGACATCGTCGACGGCTTAGCAGAGATCAGCAAGCTGCGGTGGCCCGCCTTCGTCAGCCCGATACTCTTCCCCAACAACCCACAAACACTTCCCGGTGGTGCAGCCGTGCAACGGCTCGCGCCCATCTCATCACCCGCACATCCTGGCACGAAGCACACTTCGTGTGCCTTCCTCCATCCCAAAGACCCGAGCTGCGCAAGGACATATCTGAAGTACTGGATCGCAGCCTTTCCGCCGATTCTCAAATTTTTCACGATGATCTACGGCGCCTTTGCTCTGCTGGCTTACAAGGCCCTGCTCAAGAATCCGAGCCCGGTCCTGAACCGTATATCCCAGCGTATCATCAAGATGTCCCTCTTCATCACTGGCGCCATCGGTACGTCATGGGGCAGCATTTGCCTGTTCAATAATGTTCTTCCGCGCAACTTGCTTCCAACCCAACGCTGGTTCCTTGGAGGCTTCATGGGCGGGCTCTGGGCGTATGTGGCGCGGAACCAAGAACGGGACAACTTCATGTACAGTTTCCGACTGAGTCTCGATTCGTTCTACAAGGTCGGAAAGAAGCGAGGATGGTGGCGAGGAGTGAAGAATGGAGATGTTTTGTTGTTCGTGGCCAGTCTGGCGGCTATTAATTACGTCTATGAGGCGCAGCCTGGTGCTGTGCAGGGCGCGATGATTAGAAAGACTTTAGGTGTGTTCAGAGGTGAAGGGTGGGTCGAtcgcgctgcttcttcgtcgaagaAGGATGGAAAGAGGAGGgccagagaaggagagggaaTCGTGGAGGAACTGGAAAGAgttggcgaggagaagaaggatatcTAG
- a CDS encoding uncharacterized protein (antiSMASH:Cluster_16), which yields MIRWEDMAARTPMICSRCAKLRFDTTPQARQTHVLGRPSTWNRGCSVCTYLAVLAGIEEVPQYIDPLDDEPLYHIVPFNTSTIFEDPPTVRLRDPAQPVSFAVVEADNVGDADGQQLFNCVRGRGWASPVPSAKSVTAFSARLLDSRMDFGFVKAQLKSCKDNHPACRSNFQRPMKTIKLIDCTTHRIFERERDEPYLTLSYVNRSVNFDVTRHIKAQTLVAPPTLYSDAMSLTTKLGYKYLWIDNYCIPQPPPGQQFSKGSPEKAKRKEQVQQMDQIYTRSDLTIIAPDFLDGLPRASQVGSSSKVFQVGGLPFVLCPTSPRYEIENSECSERGWCYQEATLAVRRVVALKDQVYFKCKTAHALESLHGTIDPLTLVTQPQSRGNGTAEFHRWNEFEVFANLAQKRPDSLNHVYNHIAEYTKRRFTQYDDILEAIAGLRNQFKMLYPELLTVSGIPILPRSNKEVSSSLDRFVTALCWKTAFDCDRRPGFPSWSWTGHYRPGFIAGKPLEHALGAVNPYLDTGERSLVASPNVEILLNDPELQASQVVVNEAFPKTLQKSGLELTSEPSQLIIEAQVIEIQFERWLRDLPGDTQSPYGHAAVKGTKFSKTAKVRLFPPRLARSANGLCLYISCSWQWAIVTWTPEDCDAYDRAESTTRMAACWRCGLV from the coding sequence ATGATCCGATGGGAAGACATGGCAGCCAGGACACCGATGATTTGCTCGCGCTGCGCAAAGCTCAGATTTGATACGACACCACAAGCGAGACAAACCCATGTGCTCGGCAGGCCATCCACATGGAATCGCGGCTGCAGCGTCTGTACTTATCTGGCTGTTCTCGCTGGCATTGAAGAGGTTCCTCAATATATCGATCCATTAGATGATGAGCCACTATACCATATCGTCCCCTTCAACACCAGCACGATATTCGAAGATCCGCCGACAGTGCGTCTGAGAGACCCAGCTCAGCCGGTGTCGTTCGCCGTCGTCGAGGCAGACAACGTCGGCGACGCGGATGGTCAACAGCTCTTCAACTGTGTGCGTGGTCGAGGATGGGCAAGTCCCGTGCCGTCTGCGAAGAGCGTCACTGCATTTTCTGCGCGCCTACTTGATAGTAGAATGGACTTTGGATTTGTCAAGGCACAGCTCAAATCCTGCAAAGACAATCACCCTGCTTGCCGGTCGAATTTCCAGCGACCGATGAAGACTATCAAGCTGATCGACTGCACCACGCACCGAATATTTGAGCGCGAACGCGACGAACCATATTTGACGCTGAGCTATGTCAATCGATCTGTCAACTTCGATGTGACTCGCCACATCAAGGCTCAGACGTTGGTAGCACCACCCACACTGTATAGCGATGCTATGAGTTTGACCACCAAACTCGGGTACAAGTACCTATGGATCGACAACTACTGCATCCCACAGCCGCCACCGGGTCAGCAGTTCTCCAAAGGCTCGCCCGAGAAAGCAAAGCGGAAGGAGCAAGTACAGCAGATGGATCAGATATACACGCGATCTGACCTGACTATCATTGCTCCTGACTTTCTTGACGGCTTGCCAAGGGCCAGTCAAGTCGGATCTTCGAGCAAGGTCTTTCAAGTGGGCGGCCTACCATTCGTGCTGTGCCCTACATCGCCCAGATACGAGATCGAGAACTCAGAATGCAGCGAACGAGGTTGGTGCTACCAGGAAGCAACTCTTGCAGTACGACGCGTTGTTGCGCTCAAGGACCAAGTCTACTTCAAGTGCAAGACAGCGCATGCTCTTGAATCTCTCCACGGAACGATAGACCCTCTCACCCTTGTGACTCAGCCGCAGTCCAGAGGCAACGGGACTGCTGAGTTTCACAGGTGGAATGAATTCGAAGTCTTCGCCAATCTTGCCCAAAAGAGACCTGACAGCCTCAACCACGTCTACAACCACATTGCAGAATACACCAAACGCCGATTCACGCAATACGATGATATTCTAGAAGCGATTGCCGGACTTCGCAACCAGTTCAAAATGCTCTATCCGGAGCTATTGACAGTCTCCGGCATTCCAATCCTACCTCGTAGCAACAAAGaggtctctagttctctcgaCCGCTTCGTGACAGCTCTGTGCTGGAAAACGGCATTTGACTGCGATCGTCGACCAGGATTTCCAAGTTGGTCGTGGACTGGACACTATAGACCAGGTTTCATCGCAGGCAAGCCACTTGAGCATGCCCTAGGCGCTGTCAATCCGTACTTGGACACAGGAGAGCGAAGTCTGGTTGCGAGTCCCAATGTGGAGATTTTGTTAAATGATCCAGAGCTCCAAGCATCGCAGGTCGTGGTCAACGAGGCCTTCCCGAAAACACTCCAGAAGTCTGGGCTGGAACTTACATCCGAACCCTCTCAATTGATTATAGAAGCTCAAGTGATCGAGATTCAGTTTGAACGATGGCTGCGCGACCTCCCAGGAGACACACAATCGCCATATGGTCACGCTGCAGTCAAAGGCACAAAATTTTCGAAGACAGCAAAGGTCCGCCTGTTTCCCCCAAGGCTGGCCAGGTCTGCGAATGGGCTCTGCCTTTACATTTCTTGTTCTTGGCAATGGGCAATCGTTACATGGACGCCAGAAGACTGTGACGCTTATGATCGAGCAGAATCAACGACGAGAATGGCAGCGTGTTGGCGTTGTGGACTTGTATGA
- a CDS encoding uncharacterized protein (antiSMASH:Cluster_16) — protein sequence MTESKKAPYKWIAAKIESLDPYKNYEEIVRLTTCYQANDFMNNLIYSITFPQLMKPEWAARAIWREDGGKVLHKATVRCEDSEYHNMTWLFYGPSDKRCLDSIAYVNNLHARLEAKVTPGCYGHNDDYVYTLASAALIGQRFATTLGLPRLTTKQKIATHLFWQEMSKHFESHHPGGERKPLTGFPESWEEMEKRCGQHEKKILDHLIRGVH from the exons ATGACCGAATCAAAGAAAGCCCCTTACAAATGGATCGCAGCCAAAATCGAATCGCTCGATCCATACAAAAACTACGAGGAAATCGTGCGACTGACCACCTGCTACCAAGCGAACGACTTCATGAACAATCTCATCTACAGCATCACTTTCCCACAACTCATGAAACCCGAGTGGGCAGCACGGGCAATTTGGCGAGAAGACGGGGGGAAAGTCTTACACAAAGCCACCGTTCGTTGCGAGGATAGCGAGTACCACAACATGACATGGCT CTTCTACGGCCCCAGCGACAAACGCTGCCTCGACTCCATCGCCTACGTCAACAACCTCCACGCCCGCCTCGAAGCAAAAGTCACGCCCGGCTGCTATGGTCACAACGATGATTATGTCTACACTTTAGCCTCCGCCGCCCTCATCGGCCAACGCTTCGCCACAACACTCGGTCTCCCACGTCTCACTACCAAGCAAAAAATCGCGACTCATCTGTTCTGGCAAGAAATGTCCAAACACTTTGAATCACACCATCCAGGCGGTGAGCGAAAACCATTGACGGGGTTTCCGGAAAGCTGGGAAGAAATGGAAAAGCGGTGTGGACAGCACGAGAAGAAAATTTTGGACCACCTGATCCGCGGAGTGCACTGA
- a CDS encoding uncharacterized protein (antiSMASH:Cluster_16) produces MPRKKKANSADGLHFVVSNGPKPPSDPAVRTIIRRQAMRDVGVERRVRNAEKKLAKTGSMPKSCMPEQLEQQLAVRGVCSVSAGSIESSEGTQTIPDVVFEDEWKISEDYDSEHWFLARHDTEVFCPSPFILPVPMTGYEATRSRFGVDLSMLDRLTSFSVGKTTMGQLAEDPFRIYSLVVDSAPERTGSYLALVPKRYGESRVLSAVTDCLLAKANSTLMPCVENEVTSSKLYARALNVLQRSIADDGKSIDADLVCAVQMMTLNELLDPSRIDAYANHVAGSTRLMEHRSPRAFKDEFEKALFHSHVGPVVSEALHNNTHCYLAEPEWTALYESLATATDKLTERHELVISARKLIFPLPGLWHDVSKALKSHQNLQESVLLHRLEQRCRALDSQYAIWREAYKEYCMSRSLAIPTEQEVNIRRETYGQALESLLIVKMLLATVISDASVVAEEIRVLAKQIMDLQRQPVPKHSWLFTGQEVGVAQVAIATCDNFLEDLSHLPPEERLSKMQRRYMCWSGMLRGS; encoded by the exons ATGCctaggaagaagaaggccaactCAGCTGATGGGCTCCACTTCGTTGTCAGCAATGGGCCCAAACCTCCTTCGGATCCTGCCGTTCGGACGATAATCCGGAGACAGGCGATGAGAGATGTGGGAGTGGAGCGGAGAGTGAGAAATGCCGAAAAGAAGCTCGCGAAAACAGgttcgatgccgaagagtTGTATGCCTGAGCAGCTTGAACAACAGCTGGCTGTTCGTGGAGTGTGCAGTGTCTCTGCAGGCTCTATCGAGTCATCTGAGGGGACTCAAACCATTCCGGACGTCGTCTTTGAGGACGAATGGAAAATCAGCGAAGACTACGATTCCGAGCATTGGTTTCTTGCCCGCCACGATACGGAAGTTTTCTGCCCTTCGCCATTCATCCTTCCGGTGCCAATGACAGGCTACGAAGCTACACGATCTCGCTTTGGAGTTGACCTGAGCATGCTCGATCGCCTGACGAGTTTCAGCGTGGGGAAGACTACTATGGGACAGCTTGCGGAAGATCCTTTCAGGATTTACTCGCTTGTTGTGGATTCGGCGCCGGAGAGGACGGGGTCGTATTTGGCGCTGGTTCCGAAACGTTATGGAGAGAGTAGGGTCTTGAGTGCCGTGACGGATTGTCTACTGGCGAAGGCCAATAGCACCTTGATGCCTTGTGTGGAGAATGAGGTTACGTCTTCGAAGCTTTATGCGAGGGCTTTGAATGTTTTGCAGAGGAGTATAGCGGATGACGGGAAGT CGATTGATGCCGATCTGGTCTGCGCTGTGCAAATGATGACTTTGAACGAG CTCCTTGATCCTTCGAGAATCGATGCTTACGCAAACCATGTGGCGGGAAGTACTCGGCTGATGGAACATCGATCACCTCGTGCTTTCAAGGATGAATTTGAGAAGGCTTTGTTTCACAGTCACGTTGGACCGGTTGTGTCTGAGGCTTTGCATAATAATACACACT GCTATTTAGCTGAGCCTGAATGGACAGCGCTGTACGAATCATTGGCTACCGCTACAGACAAGTTGACAGAACGGCACGAACTTGTGATTAGTGCTCGAAAACTTATATTTCCGCTCCCAGGTCTTTGGCACGACGTTAGCAAGGCGTTGAAATCGCACCAAAACCTCCAGGAGTcagttcttcttcatcgattGGAGCAACGATGCCGGGCATTGGACTCACAATACGCAATTTGGCGCGAGGCTTACAAGGAGTACTGCATGTCACGCTCTCTCGCAATCCCTACTGAGCAGGAAGTCAACATTCGGAGAGAGACGTACGGCCAGGCACTGGAGTCTCTTTTGATAGTCAAGATGCTGCTTGCAACTGTGATTTCAGATGCCAGTGTTGTTGCAGAAGAGATTCGGGTTCTGGCAAAGCAGATCATGGATTTGCAGAGACAGCCCGTCCCGAAGCACTCGTGGCTTTTCACGGGCCAGGAAGTTGGTGTAGCTCAGGTGGCTATTGCGACTTGTGATAATTTTCTCGAAGACCTCAGTCATCTACCTCCAGAGGAGCGTCTTTCCAAAATGCAGAGGCGATACATGTGCTGGAGTGGGATGTTGAGAGGTTCTTGA
- a CDS encoding uncharacterized protein (antiSMASH:Cluster_16) has product MPRLTPVANVSSAREEFHRALNFLQKEKRVCQCCGSSTARYGVETLDDWDALTIMKASLCARPAHPPLPFEIQTAIDATLACDLAARAQVSAMDIVPVLPRMMGADETSDEMIQKRPAISVWRGDITSLRDCTAIVNAANSKLLGCFVPGHRCIDNAIHAAAGPRLREACHALMQAEGHDEVEGLAKVTPGFNLSAKFVIHTVGPQVKRHGAPSANDILLLARCYESCLQAAEDLPVRADERKVLVFCGISTGVFGFPADEACTIAVRTVLNWFGGRRTSTITDLVFNVFSEDDEHLYRRRLIEKLAHTMAMSWTARSFLREADYLVLSAGAGLSSATGLDYTSKEQFTRHLPGFVKYGFSCLYDVFGFNSWPSDQARWSYLINHLILIRNWPQQELYSDFRDFVERRFASHNDADTRYFVRTSNADGLFIRHKFPGEKVSTPQGHYAQVQCVRKCRRGAVFDSAPFVEAAEPRLDAKSQHLPEDFEVPRCPFCKSGLVLCVRGGSYFNDGPFLQKERAYHEFVKTALLSPENKVAILEIGVGLNTPSVLRWHNEDLVRKSTGQVRLIRIGYGAAGFAPLDLVEDGRSAAIQGDIRDCLRPVMDD; this is encoded by the exons ATGCCGCGCCTTACACCAGTCGCGAATGTCTCCAGTGCAAGGGAGGAATTCCATCGAGCTCTCAACTTCTTGCAGAAGGAAAAGCGAGTTTGCCAGTGCTGCGGGTCGAGCACTGCACGCTATGGTGTTGAGACACTGGACGACTGGGATGCACTCACAATAATGAAGGCCTCGCTATGTGCTCGGCCTGCACATCCTCCCTTACCTTTCGAGATCCAGACTGCAATCGACGCGACCTTGGCATGCGACCTGGCGGCACGAGCGCAAGTTTCAGCAATGGATATCGTTCCCGTTCTTCCTCGAATGATGGGAGCCGATGAAACATCGGACGAGATGATCCAAAAACGACCTGCGATCAGCGTCTGGAGGGGAGATATCACGAGCTTGCGAGACTGTACGGCGATTGTCAATGCTGCGAATAGCAAATTGCTCGGATGTTTTGTTCCCGGACACCGATGCATCGATAACGCGatccatgctgctgctggtccgCGGCTTCGTGAGGCTTGTCACGCTCTGATGCAAGCTGAAGGACACGACGAAGTTGAAGGATTGGCGAAAGTCACGCCGGGGTTCAACCTCTCTGCGAAGTTTGTGATACATACTGTTGGTCCGCAGGTAAAGCGGCATGGCGCTCCATCGGCAAACGATATATTGTTATTGGCGAGATGCTATGAGTCGTGTCTGCAGGCTGCCGAGGACCTGCCAGTTCGTGCAGATGAACGGAAAGTTCTGGTCTTTTGCGGGATCTCTACGGGTGTGTTTGGCTTCCCTGCCGACGAGGCTTGTACCATTGCTGTGCGCACTGTTTTGAACTGGTTTGGCGGTCGTCGCACTTCGACGATCACGGATCTCGTCTTCAATGTCTTtagtgaagatgatgagcatttgtatcgtcgtcgtctgatCGAAAAATTGGCCCACACGATGGCGATGTCCTGG ACGGCAAGAAGCTTCTTGCGTGAAGCAGATTACCTCGTCCTCAGTGCTGGCGCAGGACTCTCGTCGGCGACGGGACTCGACTATACCAGCAAGGAACAATTCACACGTCATCTTCCAGGTTTCGTGAAATATGGATTCAGCTGCCTGTACGATGTCTTCGGCTTCAATTCGTGGCCTTCAGACCAAGCCAGGTGGAGCTACCTCATCAATCATCTCATCCTGATTCGGAATTGGCCACAACAGGAACTCTACTCAGATTTTCGGGATTTCGTCGAAAGACGTTTCGCGTCTCACAATGATGCCGACACTCGATACTTTGTGAGGACTTCGAATGCTGATGGGCTCTTCATACGGCACAAATTTCCTGGCGAAAAAGTTTCGACGCCGCAAGGGCATTACGCTCAAGTCCAGTGCGTCCGCAAATGCAGAAGAGGTGCTGTCTTCGATTCCGCGCCGTTTGTTGAAGCTGCCGAGCCGAGACTTGATGCTAAATCACAACATTTGCCGGAGGATTTCGAGGTGCCGAGATGTCCATTCTGCAAGAGCGGTCTCGTACTGTGCGTTCGTGGAGGTTCATACTTCAACGATGGACCCTTCCTGCAGAAAGAGCGGGCGTATCATGAGTTCGTGAAGACTGCGCTTTTGTCACCCGAGAACAAAGTTGCCATCTTGGAAATTGGTGTCGGCCTGAATACACCATCGGTCCTGAGATGGCATAATGAGGACTTGGTGCGGAAGTCGACGGGCCAGGTAAGGCTTATTCGCATTGGCTATGGTGCAGCAGGCTTCGCCCCGTTGGATCTGGTAGAAGATGGACGGAGCGCCGCCATTCAAGGTGATATTCGAGACTGCTTGAGGCCAGTCATGGATGACTAA
- a CDS encoding uncharacterized protein (antiSMASH:Cluster_16) — protein MTGQALPATQSVEMPSTASDDVVYPLFMLDDTKTLRGIVVTWTLHFNDVLDPAKLHNALTALLKIGDWRKIGGRLRMRTDSRLEICAPRNFTPERSAITYSQQRFDLNIEDHPLARTLPKATKTSSVQVGPDDFRSFAAGPSAPTTLADFLDKDKPLLSMHITSFSDATSVGLSWPHVLMDIMGQQALVRAWSLVLAEREAEVPQCIGAHADAIAEAASSPASTVEEYALGKLRMGAIGMIKFGARFAWDLLWNTAVETRTVCIPAQAMSRLYSEAQQSLATSAAGTGNSSTPFVSEGDVLTAFFAHQVVSSLKQPRPVTILHALNARFRLPALKASKGVYIQNMAVAACAYLSADLVQGPLGPAALQNRATLLEQATEHQVLAALRELHEQHQKKPGVDPNILSGDPNALLMPFTNWTRANLFEAVDFSPAIVRSSESGQTRSNPPGTMVYHHAASMQSNSAARNVIVVLGKDLAGNYWVTGVQLTTAAWARIENALQALETN, from the exons ATGACCGGACAAGCATTACCAGCAACGCAATCCGTGGAGATGCCCTCAACAGCCAGTGACGATGTCGTCTATCCGCTCTTTATGCTCGACGATACGAAGACTTTGCGCGGAATTGTGGTGACATGGACACTTCACTTCAATGATGTCCTAGATCCTGCGAAACTCCACAACGCGCTGACAGCGCTGCTCAAGATTGGCGACTGGCGCAAAATTGGTGGCAGATTGCGAATGAGG ACAGACAGCAGGCTGGAGATCTGCGCTCCTCGAAACTTCACTCCAGAGCGATCAGCTATCACTTATTCACAACAACGTTTTGACTTGAATATCGAGGACCATCCGCTCGCAAGGACACTgccgaaagcgacgaagaCATCTTCAGTCCAGGTCGGCCCTGATGACTTCCGATCATTCGCAGCTGGGCCAAGCGCGCCAACAACACTGGCTGACTTCCTCGACAAGGACAAGCCCTTGCTGTCGATGCACATTACCTCCTTCAGCGACGCTACTTCCGTCGGACTTTCTTGGCCTCATGTTCTCATGGACATCATGGGCCAGCAGGCTCTCGTGCGTGCCTGGTCTCTGGTTCTCGCTGAGCGTGAAGCAGAGGTACCGCAGTGCATCGGCGCCCACGCGGATGCCATTGCCGAAGCCGCATCCTCGCCAGCATCCACGGTAGAAGAATATGCGCTGGGGAAGCTTAGAATGGGCGCAATCGGCATGATCAAGTTCGGAGCACGCTTCGCTTGGGACTTATTATGGAACACTGCTGTCGAGACGCGCACTGTGTGCATTCCTGCTCAAGCGATGTCTCGGCTCTACAGCGAAGCACAGCAGAGCCTTGCCACATCAGCTGCCGGCACAGGAAATTCGTCCACACCTTTCGTCAGCGAAGGCGACGTCCTCACAGCTTTCTTTGCACACCAAGTCGTCTCGTCATTGAAACAGCCTCGACCAGTGACGATACTCCACGCACTCAACGCACGATTCCGACTACCAGCTCTCAAAGCCAGCAAAGGCGTCTACATCCAGAACATGGCCGTTGCAGCATGTGCCTATCTGAGCGCCGATCTTGTCCAAGGACCGCTCGGACCCGCTGCTCTACAGAACCGAGCAACCTTACTAGAACAGGCCACAGAGCATCAAGTCCTGGCGGCTCTCCGTGAACTGCACGAGCAGCATCAGAAAAAACCAGGAGTCGATCCAAACATTTTATCGGGCGACCCAAACGCATTACTCATGCCTTTTACGAACTGGACACGAGCGAATCTGTTCGAAGCAGTAGATTTCAGTCCTGCAATAGTGCGATCTAGCGAGAGCGGGCAAACGAGATCGAATCCTCCTGGAACGATGGTATACCACCATGCCGCTTCCATGCAGTCGAATAGTGCGGCGAGGAACGTCATTGTCGTGCTTGGGAAAGACCTTGCGGGAAACTATTGGGTGACTGGAGTGCAGCTTACTACTGCAGCTTGGGCCAGAATTGAGAACGCGTTGCAAGCGCTGGAGACTAATTGA